A section of the Leptospira kobayashii genome encodes:
- a CDS encoding thioredoxin family protein, whose amino-acid sequence MKIIANQHKTFTVFFIFSLFLSPSLFSQTDTSFQIQPNSNLEIKSGGSADITLDVFIPEDKHLYIKKASALSFNRPTEFSIQTKGFGALVKEAPSSEKKGDDFILQGKGSSKAGTYVLTIFETNGRSVSKVATNVVLEINTQWCITASEKCLEPKIIKKTLAVTISGEKQAIGGIKSRNTGGVQWISSLNSAKANAKSSKQNIFAIVTAPEWCGYCQHMENEVFSKDNVIKTLNSKFVPLQILDTSPDLNKFKFEGYPTMYILDGNGKVIDAELYGNNEKSFLAAIKKYESSPANDNSTSVNNDLTESAFTYIIKQEVKFKRNPDGSWNQIIGNSSATLTETSRDENYIILFNEKEKQSYALPLKGKKAYYLKNNKWEPFDLE is encoded by the coding sequence ATGAAAATCATTGCGAACCAACACAAAACATTTACTGTCTTTTTTATTTTTTCTCTTTTCCTCTCCCCTTCTCTATTTTCTCAAACGGACACTTCGTTTCAAATTCAACCAAACTCGAATTTAGAAATAAAATCCGGCGGAAGTGCGGATATTACATTAGATGTTTTCATCCCGGAAGACAAACACTTGTATATAAAAAAAGCGTCCGCACTCAGTTTCAATCGACCTACCGAATTTTCCATTCAAACAAAAGGTTTCGGAGCACTTGTAAAGGAAGCACCTTCTTCTGAAAAAAAGGGGGACGACTTTATTTTACAAGGAAAAGGATCTTCCAAAGCAGGCACGTATGTGCTGACTATTTTCGAAACAAACGGAAGGAGTGTTTCGAAAGTTGCAACGAATGTAGTCTTGGAAATCAATACGCAATGGTGTATCACTGCGAGTGAAAAATGCCTAGAACCGAAAATAATTAAAAAAACTTTAGCGGTAACAATCTCCGGAGAGAAACAGGCAATAGGTGGGATTAAATCAAGAAATACCGGCGGTGTACAATGGATCAGCTCTTTGAATTCTGCAAAGGCCAACGCCAAAAGTTCGAAACAAAATATTTTTGCTATCGTAACGGCTCCGGAATGGTGCGGTTATTGCCAACATATGGAAAATGAAGTATTTTCCAAAGACAATGTAATCAAAACTTTAAATTCCAAATTTGTTCCCTTACAAATATTGGATACTAGTCCGGATTTGAATAAATTCAAATTTGAAGGTTACCCAACTATGTATATACTGGATGGAAATGGGAAAGTAATTGATGCGGAACTTTACGGAAATAATGAGAAAAGTTTTTTAGCAGCTATCAAAAAATACGAATCTTCGCCCGCTAACGACAACAGTACATCAGTAAACAATGATTTAACGGAATCTGCCTTTACATATATTATCAAACAAGAAGTGAAATTTAAAAGAAATCCGGACGGTTCCTGGAATCAAATCATCGGAAACTCTTCCGCCACCCTAACGGAAACGAGCAGAGACGAAAATTACATCATTCTATTCAACGAAAAGGAAAAACAATCGTATGCTTTACCGCTGAAAGGTAAAAAAGCATATTATCTTAAAAACAACAAATGGGAACCTTTTGATTTGGAATAA
- a CDS encoding lmo0937 family membrane protein — translation MLEAIALLLIGLWVFGYVTSYTMGGFINILLIVAVIVILVRVINGKKII, via the coding sequence ATGTTAGAAGCAATTGCTTTGCTTTTGATCGGACTATGGGTATTCGGCTATGTAACTTCGTATACGATGGGAGGATTCATTAATATCCTTCTTATTGTTGCTGTCATAGTGATCTTGGTCCGAGTCATCAACGGAAAGAAAATCATTTAA